From one Candidatus Thorarchaeota archaeon genomic stretch:
- a CDS encoding roadblock/LC7 domain-containing protein: protein MSFKNILEEKKTSAQLDPEKEEELVELLMGLTNYADMDAIAVVSKQGVKLAYFATEESDADPDLMAAVSAALLVQGEMATDKLALDELYEVIVRGRDGFVVLSHAGDFLIMGSAKDITSMGLAVTQMRKYAKEIGRLLEK, encoded by the coding sequence GTGAGTTTCAAAAATATCTTGGAGGAGAAGAAAACGTCCGCGCAACTTGATCCCGAAAAAGAAGAAGAGCTGGTTGAGCTCCTTATGGGACTCACCAACTATGCTGATATGGATGCAATCGCAGTAGTCAGTAAACAAGGCGTGAAACTAGCCTATTTCGCAACAGAAGAATCTGACGCTGATCCCGACCTCATGGCGGCTGTAAGTGCAGCCCTACTGGTGCAGGGTGAGATGGCAACCGATAAACTAGCATTGGACGAATTATATGAGGTCATCGTCCGAGGCAGGGATGGTTTTGTCGTCCTCTCGCATGCTGGAGATTTTCTTATCATGGGCTCCGCGAAAGACATAACCTCGATGGGGCTCGCAGTAACTCAGATGCGAAAGTATGCCAAGGAAATTGGACGCCTTTTAGAAAAATAG
- a CDS encoding ABC transporter ATP-binding protein — protein MVEVEIIQMERQFRDGTRVGPISLKLEDGELMALLGPSGAGKTTTLRMVAGFIKPDSGRLLFDEQDVTFLNPTKRQIGMVFQSIALFPNMDVFHNIAFGLEMEGWGKDRIIERVKELAAVFGIDNLLERNIDEVSGGEAQRVALARAVAKSPRLLLLDEPLSDLDPILKERLQVEIRKIQRELGITTIYVTHSQAEAFSVSDRVAILEGGRVVQTGTAEELYNEPKNEFVARFVGRGNVFSGLVEEKTEKTSRVRIGDSLLKIRGSYDPGSAVTFTVKPAAIRILDSNDNGAMATVRSITPQIGAYKATMEFNGEPLIALVTESETAAKLRRKRGENIRFIFDPRDTVVLSEEK, from the coding sequence ATGGTGGAAGTTGAAATCATCCAGATGGAAAGACAGTTCCGCGATGGTACCAGAGTAGGGCCAATCAGTTTGAAGTTAGAAGACGGGGAATTGATGGCTTTGCTGGGTCCTAGTGGCGCTGGAAAAACAACCACGCTTAGGATGGTTGCCGGGTTTATCAAACCTGATAGCGGGAGACTCCTCTTTGATGAGCAGGATGTCACATTTCTAAACCCCACAAAGCGACAGATTGGGATGGTCTTTCAATCAATAGCCTTGTTTCCAAATATGGATGTCTTTCACAATATCGCCTTTGGACTTGAAATGGAAGGATGGGGCAAGGACAGAATTATAGAAAGGGTGAAAGAATTGGCAGCTGTTTTCGGCATAGATAATCTGCTTGAGCGGAACATTGACGAAGTTAGTGGAGGTGAAGCACAACGGGTTGCGCTTGCCCGTGCGGTAGCCAAATCACCACGTCTACTCCTTCTAGATGAACCGTTGTCAGATTTAGATCCTATTCTCAAAGAACGGCTTCAGGTTGAAATCAGGAAGATTCAGAGGGAATTGGGAATCACCACCATCTATGTAACACATAGTCAGGCTGAAGCCTTCTCGGTATCAGACAGAGTAGCCATACTGGAAGGTGGCAGAGTTGTTCAAACGGGTACAGCAGAAGAGCTATACAATGAACCAAAAAACGAGTTCGTGGCACGGTTTGTAGGAAGGGGCAATGTTTTTTCAGGCTTAGTTGAAGAAAAAACAGAAAAGACCTCAAGAGTGAGAATTGGAGATAGTTTACTCAAAATAAGGGGTTCCTATGACCCCGGAAGCGCAGTTACATTCACGGTGAAACCCGCAGCAATCAGAATTCTGGATAGTAATGATAATGGAGCGATGGCAACTGTCCGGTCGATAACGCCACAGATTGGAGCATATAAAGCCACAATGGAGTTTAATGGAGAACCCTTGATTGCCCTCGTGACCGAATCGGAAACAGCGGCGAAACTCAGAAGAAAAAGAGGGGAAAATATACGATTCATCTTCGACCCTAGAGACACAGTAGTCTTATCAGAAGAAAAATAG
- a CDS encoding iron ABC transporter permease, whose protein sequence is MHARKIRQYAIIGIPVALLFVFLVYPVLSVLVRGLLVGPGSSFLEVWTSSVTHRVFGFTIVQAVVSTIATVLLGLPGGIILAKLDFRGKELIQAAMLIPFVLPPIVVVVGFLRMFGQGGFIDSILMTILSADTSALDLASGFTGIVLAHVFYNIPLVALIVSASLQRLSPEIEESADILGAGPLQKFRRIILPHILKSIVAASLLTFLFCFMSFPIVLALGQGRYATIEVRIWNAFRLADYGEASALALIQLIITIILAYWYITIGRSDTHATGQTRAVKTVQFQNLRRVFQFLAALYTVIVSILIIGPIVAVVGSSFYSPITDEFTLQGFVNLVQLGTGKGLRPFINSLFYAILSTFFAVLIAIPLAYRQRFNHSRIATVTSAITLLPLGISSITLAYGLMRAIAVPLGLSTNPWPLIVIAQTIIGLPFTVRAIEIAVKDIDRSLLEQADLLGASRLERLFFIELPLIAPGILVGATFSFAMAIGEMSATLFIALPQNTTLAVAIYQYLAVRKFVEAGAAALILTLCCSLAFLSIERLSDKAAGGAL, encoded by the coding sequence ATGCATGCGAGGAAAATCAGGCAATATGCCATTATTGGGATTCCCGTCGCACTCCTGTTCGTATTCCTTGTGTATCCTGTTCTTTCAGTTCTAGTTAGAGGCCTCCTTGTGGGCCCAGGGTCCTCCTTCTTGGAGGTCTGGACTTCATCAGTAACGCATCGCGTTTTTGGATTTACGATTGTCCAAGCAGTAGTAAGTACCATTGCCACAGTACTTCTTGGTCTTCCTGGCGGAATCATACTCGCCAAATTGGACTTTCGTGGAAAAGAGCTGATTCAAGCTGCTATGCTTATTCCATTTGTATTGCCGCCAATTGTCGTTGTAGTTGGTTTTCTACGAATGTTCGGTCAGGGAGGCTTCATCGATTCTATTCTGATGACTATTCTCAGCGCGGATACCTCAGCCTTGGATCTAGCCTCTGGCTTTACTGGAATAGTACTCGCTCACGTCTTCTATAACATACCTCTAGTTGCTCTTATCGTATCAGCATCACTCCAAAGACTGAGTCCGGAAATCGAAGAAAGCGCCGATATTTTGGGAGCGGGTCCACTGCAGAAATTCAGGCGCATTATCCTCCCACACATCCTAAAGTCTATTGTTGCTGCCAGCCTGTTGACCTTCTTGTTCTGCTTCATGTCATTTCCGATTGTCCTTGCTCTTGGACAGGGTCGTTACGCAACAATCGAAGTCCGGATTTGGAATGCATTTCGTTTAGCAGACTACGGTGAAGCCAGCGCCCTAGCGTTGATTCAGTTGATAATTACGATCATCTTGGCATACTGGTATATCACCATTGGTAGATCAGACACTCATGCTACAGGACAGACAAGGGCAGTAAAAACGGTTCAGTTCCAAAATCTTAGAAGGGTTTTTCAGTTCCTTGCTGCACTATATACAGTAATCGTATCTATACTAATTATAGGACCCATAGTTGCTGTAGTTGGCTCTTCATTCTACAGTCCGATAACAGACGAGTTCACATTACAGGGCTTCGTCAATCTAGTACAGCTAGGTACAGGAAAAGGGCTTCGACCATTTATCAACTCACTTTTCTACGCTATTCTCTCAACTTTCTTTGCTGTTCTCATCGCCATACCACTAGCATATCGCCAACGGTTCAATCATTCTCGGATTGCTACAGTAACTTCAGCCATCACTCTCTTACCCTTGGGAATATCATCCATCACGCTAGCGTATGGCCTAATGAGAGCAATTGCAGTGCCGCTGGGCTTGAGTACAAATCCGTGGCCTCTCATTGTAATCGCTCAGACGATTATTGGTCTTCCATTTACTGTACGAGCAATTGAAATTGCGGTAAAAGACATAGATCGCTCACTGCTGGAACAAGCCGATTTACTCGGTGCATCGAGACTAGAAAGATTGTTTTTCATTGAACTGCCACTTATTGCTCCAGGGATACTGGTAGGTGCCACGTTCTCCTTTGCGATGGCCATCGGAGAGATGTCAGCAACACTGTTCATAGCGCTTCCACAAAATACTACGCTGGCAGTAGCGATATATCAGTATCTAGCAGTTCGTAAATTCGTTGAAGCAGGAGCGGCAGCCTTGATTCTTACTCTTTGTTGCTCTCTAGCCTTTCTATCAATTGAACGCTTATCTGACAAAGCCGCTGGAGGTGCGCTGTAG
- a CDS encoding thiamine ABC transporter substrate-binding protein, producing MSQSDYSPRQDPKKIIAVVLIIVVIGVSVYGILTWPKPKFRVYTYDSFMAWGPNPDEIDDQVFSGFEEEYGIDVQIERLQTDASGIISRLVAEKENPVADVVIGIDNILILREDTKTVLEPYVPPNLQESLENTSLDLVNALDPEHYVVPFDYGLVTLIYSMANMNVTTHPQLANLTFSNLAEMASSLVTENPQMSSPGLSFLLSEIAVQEKLKEEDWTDWWTQVRDDINVQEGWSEAWSKWDSDESRSLLVSYGTDPAYSAYMSETEPSTGVAPIVHNNQEYAWVQIEGMGIVKGGPHPDLAREFIQYCLTGNVQSHIAVNQWMYPVNGSVELEPAFQYALHPDEINMLNNLLTRNETATNLESWLDEWENIMTAA from the coding sequence ATGTCACAAAGTGACTACAGTCCAAGGCAGGATCCAAAGAAGATAATCGCAGTTGTACTCATTATTGTCGTCATCGGTGTGTCAGTGTATGGAATTCTCACATGGCCTAAACCCAAATTCAGAGTTTACACTTATGATAGCTTTATGGCGTGGGGACCAAATCCTGACGAAATTGATGATCAAGTGTTTTCGGGATTTGAAGAGGAATATGGGATTGATGTGCAAATCGAGCGTCTTCAAACCGATGCAAGTGGAATTATTTCGAGGTTAGTTGCCGAAAAAGAGAATCCAGTCGCCGATGTTGTTATTGGAATCGATAACATCCTCATCCTCCGAGAAGATACAAAGACCGTATTGGAACCATATGTTCCTCCAAACCTACAAGAGTCTTTGGAGAATACATCACTGGACTTGGTGAATGCTCTTGACCCAGAGCATTACGTTGTGCCCTTTGATTACGGCTTGGTTACACTCATCTACTCTATGGCAAATATGAATGTAACAACGCACCCTCAATTAGCTAATCTTACATTTTCAAATCTTGCCGAGATGGCATCAAGTCTCGTTACTGAGAATCCTCAGATGAGTAGCCCAGGTCTAAGCTTCCTTTTGAGTGAAATCGCTGTGCAAGAGAAACTCAAAGAAGAAGATTGGACCGATTGGTGGACTCAAGTTAGAGATGACATTAATGTGCAAGAGGGGTGGTCGGAAGCATGGAGCAAGTGGGATAGTGATGAATCACGGAGCCTGCTCGTCAGCTATGGAACGGACCCAGCTTATTCTGCGTACATGTCGGAGACCGAACCATCAACAGGGGTAGCACCAATCGTCCACAATAATCAGGAATATGCATGGGTACAAATTGAAGGCATGGGAATAGTCAAAGGAGGGCCTCATCCGGATTTGGCTAGGGAATTTATCCAGTACTGTCTTACAGGGAATGTCCAGTCCCATATTGCAGTGAATCAATGGATGTATCCAGTCAATGGATCTGTAGAATTGGAACCGGCATTCCAGTATGCCCTCCATCCTGACGAAATAAATATGCTCAATAATCTGCTTACCAGGAACGAAACTGCAACCAATCTTGAGTCATGGCTTGACGAATGGGAAAATATTATGACAGCAGCCTAG